A segment of the Macrobrachium nipponense isolate FS-2020 chromosome 4, ASM1510439v2, whole genome shotgun sequence genome:
AGGAAGTTTTGATGACGAAAAGTTCCACTAACAGAATACATACCATAGCATATCCACAAGCGCCCATTCACTTGTCATGTTTGCAGTGACAAACATTGAGAACAGAGTAAATGTTGACTGCATTTGTTAGTAAACCTAATACAGCTGCCAATTTTTAAATGCGTAATTAGTTGCAGTTTTCTCAGCGAATGTAAATACTAATGATCTGACCCAGATCTAAGTTCTCACAGACTCTCTGTACTAGTCCTTTGGCTTTaggtttattatttataaaaccgATTCCGAGATTGATATAAGCTTTGACCAAGAAATATGTATAGATCTGCCTTGAGGATTTAACTGCCTTTTCCTCTGTACAGTTTGATAAGCAAACATCTTGTCTCATGTTAGGTTTTCTCGTTGTTTTTACAACTCTATTGCTTATGCAgcatatatactacttatatactgtactctatatatatatatgtaaatatgtctgAAAGGTATTCTAGGTTTATATATCTGCCTTTTAGAAGAGTTTATGTCCTGCCGCTGAAATTTTTCCTAATTGTTTGCCATTTTGTTGGATCCATTTTCTTACATTATTTTGAATAGTTTTCCTTCTCagtggattaaaaaaaataaactattgttCTTGGGTTTCTACATGACCCCTTTCATGAAATATgtagcttttaatgttaattagaATCTCTGCATTTGAATTTTATCCATTTTATGAGAGGACTTTTAGTCTTttcactttcataatttcattttatccATGAGTATAGATTTAGTTGATATTTGTAATAGTAAATCAAGTGTTCCCTCCATTTGTAACCTTGAAAATGTTAATTGGTGGGTAGGAGGATCAGGACTCACTGGAGGTGGAACTGACCACCAGGGGATCATTGACAGCTATGTTAtgttattgtcttaggggggtaTACTTCATTGTGAGGTGGTTTGTGATATAATGGCTCCTGTTTCTGTGAATTGGTGATATCTTGTAAAACAACTTGAACCCTGGCAGTTCAATGGCTTCCATAGCGTGGCTAGGAAGTCGTCGCTATCTTAGATTAAGCAAGCCTTGTTCTATCACAGGCTCTTGCTGTAGAAcaagaagtcttttttttatttttgacaccAGTGTGCAGCGTTTTCCTGTTTTGCATTTAGTGATTGTGTGTATAAAACATATAATTTAGTCACTTCACAGATTTTTATTACATAAGTGTTTCACGTAAGATGAAAATATTGGTTATTTAATGTGAAGATATGTGTACTTCGGTTGTGAAGTCATGTTTTGTcttgaaattatgtaaaaatttttGTTGCACTTtcctatgttatatataaaaaggaagaaGAGTAACAGAATAATTGTGTTTTCCATTATGATATTTACAGGTAGTTACCTCTATATTTAAGGGATGTTGATGGACTAGGAGTGACAAGCCATTGCATTATGTAGGTACAGATTTATTCTGATATATTGTACAAGAATTTGGGTGttgggaaaaaattaatttttgttttcagtgAGTTAGAATTTGTTTTTAGATCTGCTTCCAGCGAAGTTTTCCTAAAGATGGAGTATAAGTATATTAGAATAAAAGTGTTATTGTACCGGTGCTGCTTTTACTTACCATATCTGGTTAGACCCAAGAgttctttctattttttaaatacatgaaGCCTAAAGTTTATTCAAAACAATTACCATCTTGCTAAGTTCATATCTATTTTTATCAGGATTCTGGTGTAAAAATAAACAGGATTCTGGTGTAAAAATaaacacattctttttttttaaatatttttaccattaccacaattttttttttagcctactAACATGTGATACTAGAATAGCTGAAAATTTACGACATTTTCTTTGTAGTTGAGCTTACCAATGGAAAAtcttcatattataaaaaaaaaagcaaaaacaaaaacaattactaGGTTAATATATTAGCTTAGttccaaaacattaaaaaaagtatatattctcAAAGAAACTATGAAATATAATGGTTGAGGTTCGATAAAAACCTCCTATTaagaacaaatacaaaatatataaacaagagaACAAGACAGAGATGAAtaatcacaaaacaaaaagtacTGGTAGGCATATGCATACAATCAGGCTCTTTACCTACTAAGTTCTTATTTATATTCTACTCCAGCATAAaccttcataaaataaaaatccacagCCCCAGATCTTTTAAGGAACTTCACTTTCCCATTTTTCTTGACGACTAAAGTCAATCGCACTAATACACTGGTTACAATATGTAAACTCATACTTGATAAAGAACTTTCCCTGAAAAATATGAGCACTTATGAAACTAACTTATTATACTGTACCTACAGAAATAATATGAACATTTTCACGAACCACTGTACATCTAATGATAAAATAGGAAGAAACAGACGATGCATAAACCAGTATGCAGTGAAGAAAATTATATTGACAATTCTACAACTACAGTTAATAGAAGTCCATTTTGGCTGAAATAAACTTGCCACTGGCTTCAATAGGGAAATGACACTACATACTGTTGCATGATCACATCTACCAAAATCTGTTGAAGACAAAGCTACTTACAATTACAAAAATGTTGACTGAACTACATTTTCCAATGTCGTTATGAAGAAACAACACCAGGATAGTTGTAACATCTAGTCCAGCATCACTGTTCACCATGGACAAAGTAatttaaaaactacaaaaacgAATGCCCATTTCAACGAAACTCAACTATCTACAATCTAATACTTCCACAGAATCAGTGAATAAAACATGGGCTACCAGCTGTGTTCTCCTGTAAAGTTTTGATACAGCATACTCCATTTTCAACCACTAGCTAAAGAGTAAACAAtgcaagtatttaaaaaaaaaaaagcaatacttCATTTTTTTAACAGGACAAACATTCGATAACTGTCATATCAAATCTTCTCTACAGTTTGAATACAAATGCAATATTAGTTATTTCAAAATTTCTTAGTGGAGAGGGAACTGCTAACTTACTATTTGCATTCATTTCATTGCATGACATTTTAGAAACTTTTGGTGGAACTCTGACAGCTCATTGCCTGGTCAGACCGGTTCTCTTGCAAGACAGGGGCAAAAACAAACTCtgcagacagagaaagagacaagTATAACATTAATACAATATATGATTctcaaaatatcaaatataatcagACCACTGActcacaaaatacatatataaaagtcaaCCTCAGTCACAAAGATCAAAGTCTAGGACTTACCTTTGTATTTGGCAGAGGAGAGAGCCTGAGTAGATGTACTGTTGTGTCTTGAACTGCTGGGCAGATTCATATCCCAGGGAGAAGTAGAAGTGGGCTGAAGCTCCTGATCTTTGACAGGTGCTTGCTGATGATGACCGTACTGCATATGTTGAGTACTGACATTTGAAGGATTAACTTCGTGAGTTTGAAAGCAACTATCAACTCCCTTGCTAAGCTCCACTCCACTTGTGCTTGGCTGAAAATACAACTGATACTCATTTCACAGGAAAAGATCTCATATAAGTTACCAAAAGCCTCAGTGTGATTGAATAATgcatacattatagatatatatcacctATTGATTGAATAATGCATACTGTGTAGATATATATCACGTATTGGTTGAATAATGCatactgtatagatatatatcacctATTGATTGAATAATGCatactgtatagatatatatcacctATTAAACAATGGATAATATCGCCAGATGCTTCAGCCGCTAAATGTTTTCTGCCAGGAAAAGTAGTTTAAGTTCCCATGACAATGCTGTAACACAGGTACACAGGTAAGGGTCTAACAGCCTCATTCCAAAATTCAACACTTATAAACTTGCAGCATATCTAATGAGTTTCATACTAGTGATAACCAACTGCAATATTCTTGTTGTTATGTACTAATATGAGTTTTATCCCTTCTCCTTCATCTTGTACTCGTACCACTTAAAATTCTAATTGGATCCAAATCCTCATCTGGCCCTCTCCATCCATGATTTAGTCTGGTTAAGCTTAATTCATCAAACTAAACACACAATTAATAACAATCCTTATGTACTGAAAACTCATACTATACCTGTTTCTGGATGTAAGTCCCCAAGGATGTGGCAGGATGTGAGACTGCCAAATCTAAGTGAGAAAGTCTAAGAGGGGCATCAGTAGCTCTAGACAGCTTAACCTCCATTGGTGGAAATGCTACACCTGATGAGGTCACCACAGGATTGGGAAGTTGAGGATTAAATGTGGCTAGCCCATGAGGTACCTTGTTTGCAATCATTTCGTCTATCACAGAAATCCCAATGCGTTTCCTCATGGGGTCATGACCAAACTGCAAGACAAAACTTGATGTCATAACACCTCACTCAATGCTTTCCCTAAATACTGtgttattatatttacattacataCCTACTTGGGAATCCACAAGAAAAAcagaaagtaaaataagaaatgatAGTGCAGAGGGTTCAAAATTACATTACAAAGAACCTTCAATGCTGCCCACAGTATGCTACGCAAGACATTAAAAGTGGTGGTCCAATATACAGCATTACAAAGCTAAAAATCCCTAAACTTTTTTAAGTCTGAACAAAAGCATGATGATTTCAGTAATGGACCtgcactcactctctctcaattAACTGAAAGGTCttgtaaaaaatatacataaacatgaaCACCAAAATGTAAAACAAGTGACCACAACTCACCTTGGGTCTCTGGCAAGACTGATTCTCAATCAatttttcattcagaatttcCTTCTCTCCTCGTATTTTCTGGAGTTCCTGCTGTATTCCTGACGTTAAAAGGGTAACAACTACGTATTATAAAGAAGGACACAATGAAGATACTAGGGAGGTTTTTACTGACATCTGTTGTACTacaaaattcatttatatttcaagTTATGTAGGCACAATGTGTTTATCTCACTTATGTAACTTTATTGATTAACAGCTTACTCTCAAGTTGCCTCCATAAAGCTTGGTTGTGACCTTCAAGAGTCCTAAGCTCCTGTTCGTAATAGCTCTGGGTGATTTTGATGCCTTCCTTGTATCGCTTTGAAACGTTAGCCTGAAACCTATGTTCCTGTTCCATCTGAAAAGATATTTAAGTATTTGGTCACGTTTGTTTGAGTATGACCTTTAGCTTCTCGTACATTCTCTCTGAACTCTACTATGAGTAATGGTCTATGTTTGCGTCATGTTAGACTTAAAATACAGTACTTTTAACTGTGTACTTGCTACAATGAAAAGTGATTATGACAAACACACTCACAAGACGGACAAATGAGGGATAGATGTCAATTTCTCTTGACTGCTAAAAGATGAGATAACCTAAATACATTCACTTATTTCTTTACCTGGTAACTCCAAAAGCTGATGGCTTGGCGACTTATTTCCAGCACATGCTCCGGCGGAAGGCCCATCAGTGCCATCTGAAGAACACATACAATTAATAATTACACtcacaaaattattgaaaaactaatgattatttataaaacatTACAATTGATACagtatcattaatttttcatcactacaatattaataataaataatcaaactgGCACTATACTACAGACTTTTTGATAATGTCATGTAGTAGTTCACTTTGTGGAAggtacaaaaaacaataatttcctTTGCTTATGTATTCTGACATTCTATCAtgttttatttgttcatgaatACCATATTCACTTATCAGAAATAaatttatgcacatatatatcgtTATTCTTATAAGACACTATTCATGTCTCTTCATAGTCTAGATTATGTAAAGGACTAATGTATGGTATGTGCAAAAATACCTTGGTACAGGACACTTCATCAAATATGTTCACTCATAACAAAGGACATAACTTTCTTTAAATTACAGTATTCGCATTCTCTGGAATtgcggactctcacattcgcggatttctattgggaacgtttccccacattattcgcggaaaattagcatatttgcagtattttcctatgagaaatatccacaaattcctgtttttttttttatcaatttcatcataaaatgcacttttattgataaaactatctaaaaaaccaagtataaaaattttcagtgggtttttcttgagttttaactaacaaaataggctgttctcaatgtttttataggggttccaactatttacaggttctaactattcactagggggtctggtacgtatcccccgcgaatacggggggaccactgtactgagCAAGCTTTGGGTGATTGTGATGCCTATTTGTGGAAAATGGAAAAGTCTCATAAAGGAAtccatataaattataaataaatgtctataaaggtaaaaacaaaaattatttaaaaactacAATAGAAAGTGTGCTTCTGTGTACCCACACGAACAGCATTCAAGATACAATACTGAGAAACGCTTCATAAAAATGTTATGGTACAGTGAAAGGTTTCAGAATAATGGTTGTATTGTCACCTCCTAAGTTGAGGCAACTGACTGTGATATGTGATATGCAACAGCGCAGATATTCCAGTCAATTACTGTACCTAACGGttcattataaaaagaatatctcAATAAGAACAAATAAGCAAGTACATTACACTTACATTTCTAAAATATTCTCGAGGATTTAGAGTCACTCTTACCAAGTTATTCTCTTCTGAGAGGAGGGTTCCACAGGCTTGGCATTCACTTGAAGCCTGAGATAAATGTTGGAAAGATTTTAGAAGCTACATACATACGGTATGATGTTACATATTTTCTATTTGGTAttatgtttagaaaaaaaaaatgtgaattttctCTCAGAGCAGAACTTATAATTGACACCTTTAATGTTCAGGGGAGCTTGATAATATCTATTGCAAAAGCTTCCAAGTATAGCTTAACAAGGGTCTTTTCTAATATCTAACTTAATTATGAACATTCTTAGCTCTGCAACTTaggctacaataaaaaaaaagttcctctaTCAAGTAAAAACTACACTGTTCGCATGTAATGCTACTAATCATATTATTGCACTTCTTTTCAAAATTGTGTCACTGATTGTGCAACAAGAGATTCATTAATTTTATAGTTATTAAAGCAGCAAACATTACTCACtgaaaaatcataaaatgatggatGAGATGAAGGGTgatgtaagaaaaaaagaaaaatttctgcCCATTTATGGGGTAAAAGCAGTGCAGAAACCAAGAAATTTTTAGTAATGAAAGGTACACACAGACTAAAATGTTTGTTCTAATCACTAGATAGTCTAGAGGTCTAAACAAGggctctttttactttttaaaactttactgCACTAATAGGGCACCTTAGGGAAAGGGCTAGGCTGGCATATGCTACACAAATCACCGCAAATACCTTAATGAGCAGACTTCCGTGGTCATTGCAGAAGACATGAAAACAATTTGTGACCCAGGCTATACTTTCCAAAGCTCGACGGCATCCTCTGTAGTTGCAAGTCAATGTCAATCTTCCTTCCTccatatctagaagtgttcgtgaactgtcggtgataagattagtgaaaatagtaggataaagtgtctactaggttagtttatcaagtgaaatatgttattgtcatgatacaataaagttttatgcatacttacctggcagatatatacttagctatagactccgtcgtcccagatagaaattcgaatttcgcggcacacactacaggtaggtcaggtgatctaccgccccgccgctggtggcgggaataggaatcattcccgttttctaagacagattttctcttccacctgtctcctgaggggaggtcgggtgggccatacaccgtatatatctgccaggtaagtatgcataaaactttattgtatcgtgacaataacatttttatgcattcaacttaccagtcagatatatacttagctgattggcacctttggcggagggtaagagacagctaatttactgaaatagacaggaaacaacatatgttgtaggtaataaaattaaaaaaccttgattcctacctgtgttagcgaaagacttcatggctactgcctaggagcccgtatcgcttcaagagcctcagcgaggtagggacctcatgctaagagttcttgatggtctgttacaggggtcttacccacttacgcttcagaaccttaggatctttgtctatggggtcctatccacttacatgacaaaacaccttgcctattggcatgatcatagagcacgacactaatcccgatcacctgatcctaattggggttagtactaagattgaaaggagtcatccccgaacatcctttcaagcaacccacaactcaacaacaatattaaaaataattattaaaaacataaaaacaaaattaaggatcagtgtctgctccatttcccagcatagtatccgctgatacatacggtccaagagaaaaacatttttcgtatgttactctaacatcctttaaatagtgggatgcaaatacttaattgcacctccaataagttgctgctacaatgtttctcatggacatattcttagtgaaagaaagggaagttgccacagcccggagttcgtgagcttttactctcagcagctttaaagagttctcttggcaattcctgtgAGCTTCGGTaatcacatttctgacaaagaacgccagtgcgttctttgacataggtcttttggggtttcttaccgaacaccaaagactttgtcgacatccctgaagctgtgtcttcttttttaaatagaattttaaggtcctgactgggcaaagggaccaatccaactctctacctaccagagacgagagtcccttgacttcaaaacttctaggccaaggtttagaagggttttcattctttgctaggaatagatcctggaaagaaataaccgccgagtcttttttaaatcccacccgagagtccaaagcatgcaattcactgatcctcttagcagttgcgagagccaacaggaatatgcatttactagtaagatctctgaatgagattttatctggaggttcgaacctgtccgaaatcaagaattttaggactacgtcaaggttccaactcgggggaatagaagatctcaatttCGTAGTCTCGAAATTGAGATCTTCtaaaataataaggatcttcatgatgagatcatgaagatccttattattttccagattcagccctctgtttctaaaaacagctgagagcatgctcttatatcccttgatagtggatacggccaatttcgactcttctcttaagaagaggagaaaatccgcgatttcggtcacagaggtattggaagaggacagcttcttcgacctacaccatctacggaaaacttcccacttcgattggtagacccgcaaggtagaggctctgcgggctctagcaattgcagttgcaactttctttgaaaagcctctcgctctgaccagtctttcgatagtcgaaaggcagtcagggagagattttggatgtttttgtggaacctctcgaagtggggttgtctgagcagatctgtcctgtttggtagagatctggggaagtccactgtccattccagtacctctgtgaaccagtttcgggaaggccagaagggagcaattagaaTTAGTCTCGTtccctccgatgccacaaattttcttagtacttcccccagcaatttgaatgggggaaaggcgtaggcgtctatgcctgaccaatccatgaggaaagcatcgatcgccgtggctctgggatcttcttctagcgagcagaagttgtctatcttcctggagaggaacgtggcaaacaggtcgatctggggtcttccccagagggaccacatttgtctgcagacttctgagtggagcatccactctgttgggagtacctggttctttctgctcaacctgtctgcccttaggttttttaccccttgaacaaatcttgtccaCAGAattatgccccgttcctctgtccaggttaatagatctctcgctatttcgttcagtgagaaagagtgagtgcccccttgattccggatgtaagccagagctgtggtattgtcggaattgacttgaactaccactcctctgacttccgcttcgaagtattccagggctagatgaatcgccaggagttccttcgcattgatgtgcagtgtAGCCTGTTATTTGGTCCAGGTACCCgccacttcctttggacccagtgttgctccccaacctgtttccgaggcatcagaaaacaacactcggtgagggttccgaatcaagagggacaccccttcgttctttgttaatggggttaaccaccacttcaggtcggattttatcccctgttgaatgggaaaacagtctgacaagtctcctgtcttttgactccacatttgtttgagataaaactgcagaggtctgagatttaatctccctagggaaatgaactgctccaacgaggaaagggtgcccagcagactgagccattccctcgccgaggtccgttcttttcctaagaagttcgagattttttctaaacctcgagcaattctctcttgtgatggaaatgcccgaaaaccccgagaatccatctgtatccccagatagactatgttctgtctggggatcaattgtgatttctcgaggttcacgagtagtcccagagattttgtcaaatcCAAAGTCTTCTctaagtccttcaagcactgaagttccgattttgctcttattagccaatcgtctagataaaggGATAGTATATTTATcccttctagatgtagccatctcgcaacattcgtcattagcctcgtgaaaacttgaggggccgtagacaggccgaagcatagggctctgaattggaatacttttccctgcatcatgaatcggagatatttcttcgatgatggatgcagggggacatgaaagtaagcatcctgtagatctaaggagaccatccaatctcctggacgaagagccgcaagaaccgatttcgatgtttccatagagaactttgtgttctctacaaatcggttcaatgcgctcacatccaggaccggtctccaccctcccgaggatttcggaaccagaaaaagacagttgtagaatcctcgggaatgcggatcccgaaccaattcgatggcctccttttgcaacatctgttctaccagttgcaataatgcttctttcttggcagggtccctgtattgggctgacagttccctcgggttcgttgtcaagggaggcctgtctcgaaaggggatcatatatcccttcgttaccactgaaagggaccatctttctgcctctctcagagtccattcttcggaaaatttccgaagtctggctcctaccggtgcttgaaggacagGTGTCTCATTTAGTTTacttgataggtctgaatgaagacctacctctctactgtattcctctcttcttaaaggagggtctggaagaggagctccctcgaaagggctgttgaggagtacgattctctctcttaaCAGGAACCGAAGTccttgatttctttgcagattgggccaagagatcttgcgtggccttttctgtcaaagaatgagaaatgtccttcactagttgtgcaggaaacaattggtccgaaagaggagcataaagaagagatgacctctgaatatgagtaactgctttcgtcagaaaggaactaaataagactctcttcttcagaattccagttccaaaaagcaaggccacctctcctgatccatcttgaaccgctttgtccatgcaggacagtacactataaaggacttctgggctaagagattcattctcttgagtcttcttggccaacaccccaagggaccagtctaagaagttaaaaacttctaaggcattaaacaatcccttgaggagatggtccatctcagaagtcccccatgtgatctttgccgatgacaaggcttgtctccttgacgaatccaccagattcgaaaaatctgcttcggcagtggtagggagagctagacccagtgattcgcccgtctcgtaccagattcccttctttcctgatagcttggaaggagggcaggcaaagactgtcttccccgccttctccttggatttaaaccaatttcctacgaatcggagagccttattcatggaaatggttggcttcattttaatgaaagatGATGGCTTCGAGACCTTAGTACTTGTAAATAAAGAcctcggagaaggaggagcagtagggcttaaagagtccccaaactcttttagtaagagggctgccagcgtcttgtaatctgacaagccTGGAGCCGAGTGGTCTTCCgagtccgaaacttcttccaaatccaactccatttccgaagaggattgtttattttcaataggaGACAGGTCTCTTGCAACATCTGCCCCACTCTCACAagaacgacggccgcctgtgcggcaacttgcgtcccta
Coding sequences within it:
- the LOC135210905 gene encoding uncharacterized protein LOC135210905 — its product is MEEGRLTLTCNYRGCRRALESIAWVTNCFHVFCNDHGSLLIKASSECQACGTLLSEENNLVRVTLNPREYFRNMALMGLPPEHVLEISRQAISFWSYQMEQEHRFQANVSKRYKEGIKITQSYYEQELRTLEGHNQALWRQLERIQQELQKIRGEKEILNEKLIENQSCQRPKFGHDPMRKRIGISVIDEMIANKVPHGLATFNPQLPNPVVTSSGVAFPPMEVKLSRATDAPLRLSHLDLAVSHPATSLGTYIQKQPSTSGVELSKGVDSCFQTHEVNPSNVSTQHMQYGHHQQAPVKDQELQPTSTSPWDMNLPSSSRHNSTSTQALSSAKYKEFVFAPVLQENRSDQAMSCQSSTKSF